A window of Rufibacter sp. LB8 contains these coding sequences:
- a CDS encoding SPASM domain-containing protein, with protein sequence MTRGALQDGINLASKLTPRRAWNALQVVSSYALARLTKKPRHWGSPVSISFEPTTSCNLRCPECPSGLRSFTRPTGMLSNDLFKQTIDQLQDRLLYLLFYFQGEPYLHPSFLDLVKYASKKGIYTATSTNAHYLSEENARKTVESGLDRLIISLDGTTQDVYQQYRVGGKLDKVLEGTKRLVQQKRALKSKTPYLIFQFLVVKPNEHQLEDAKKLAKELGVDDVWFKTAQIYDHENGSPLIPTIDYYSRYQQQPNGKYSLKNKLIDGCWKMWHSCVITWDGLVVPCCFDKDAHYRLGNLQQQSFKDLWKSAAYQKFRGSLLQGRGQIDMCRNCSEGTKVWG encoded by the coding sequence TTGACCCGCGGCGCTTTACAAGACGGAATCAATCTGGCCTCTAAACTGACGCCGCGGCGCGCCTGGAACGCGCTGCAGGTGGTGAGCAGCTACGCCCTGGCGCGCCTCACCAAAAAGCCCCGCCACTGGGGAAGCCCGGTCAGTATTTCGTTTGAGCCTACCACGTCTTGCAATTTGCGCTGCCCCGAGTGCCCCAGCGGGCTGCGGTCGTTTACGCGGCCTACGGGCATGTTGTCAAATGATTTGTTCAAGCAGACCATTGACCAGTTGCAGGACCGTTTGCTGTACTTGCTGTTTTATTTCCAGGGCGAACCCTATTTGCATCCGTCGTTCCTGGACTTGGTGAAGTACGCATCTAAAAAAGGCATCTATACCGCCACGTCTACCAATGCGCATTATCTGTCTGAGGAAAATGCCCGCAAAACCGTGGAATCTGGCTTGGACAGATTGATTATCTCTCTGGACGGCACCACCCAAGACGTGTACCAGCAGTACCGCGTGGGCGGCAAGCTGGACAAAGTGCTGGAGGGGACCAAGCGGTTGGTGCAGCAGAAACGCGCGCTCAAATCAAAGACACCGTACCTTATCTTTCAGTTCTTGGTAGTAAAACCCAATGAGCACCAGCTGGAAGACGCCAAAAAACTGGCCAAGGAACTGGGCGTAGACGATGTCTGGTTCAAGACCGCGCAGATTTATGACCATGAAAACGGGTCGCCGCTTATTCCTACCATTGATTATTACAGCCGCTACCAGCAGCAGCCCAACGGCAAATATTCGCTCAAAAACAAACTGATTGACGGCTGCTGGAAGATGTGGCATTCCTGCGTGATCACCTGGGACGGCCTGGTGGTACCCTGTTGTTTTGACAAAGACGCGCATTACCGCCTGGGCAACCTGCAGCAGCAAAGCTTCAAAGACCTCTGGAAAAGCGCCGCCTACCAGAAGTTCAGGGGTTCTCTGTTACAGGGCCGGGGCCAGATTGACATGTGTAGAAACTGCTCTGAGGGCACCAAAGTCTGGGGTTGA
- the lnt gene encoding apolipoprotein N-acyltransferase has protein sequence MGRNHKYYLPLLAFLSAFLLWLGWPVKPLAFVLFVGFVPFLYLEQAISRKDKPKRGRTFFKYSYLTFLLWNAFTTYWVSYSTIFGGVAAVLTNSLLMCLPMLAFFWTKRAAGKVLGYLSLPVFWIAFEQFHLNWDLSWPWLTLGNGFAAVPGWVQWYEYTGFLGGSVWVWAVNLLVFWAMTSKTKRWHKAQLAVWMVTVPLVWSFYIGNNYQEQGEAAEVVVVQPNVDPYKEKFEGAEGHIPFEQQLARLIKLSEQQITPNTKFVLWPETSISNGLNWEEGFAGSPLRYTLQDFLNRHPGVELVSGITSGQMYVDSTKKSVTARYHPQVGYYDVFNAALHLPQSGNAAFYHKSKLVPGVEKMPYPAFFSFLGGLAIDLGGSVGSYGLQEERSVFRHAQKPELAGAPVICYESIYGEYVSDYVRAGASAIFIITNDAWWSDSPGYKQHLQYASLRAIETRRAVARSANTGISGFINQKGELGQKSDWWVQAALRDTILFNQSQTFYTRYGEFIGHGSQWLALGFLVAAVVLGIGNRRKSTY, from the coding sequence ATGGGAAGAAATCATAAATACTATTTGCCGCTGCTGGCATTTTTGAGTGCGTTTTTGCTGTGGTTGGGCTGGCCGGTGAAGCCGCTGGCGTTTGTGCTGTTTGTGGGTTTCGTGCCGTTTCTGTATTTGGAGCAGGCCATCTCCCGCAAAGACAAACCCAAACGTGGCCGCACCTTCTTTAAGTACTCTTATCTCACTTTCCTGCTCTGGAACGCTTTCACTACCTATTGGGTGAGTTATTCCACCATCTTCGGCGGCGTGGCGGCGGTTTTGACCAACTCTCTATTAATGTGTTTGCCCATGCTGGCCTTTTTCTGGACCAAGCGCGCCGCCGGCAAGGTGCTGGGGTATCTGAGTTTGCCCGTGTTCTGGATTGCGTTTGAACAATTTCACCTGAACTGGGATTTAAGCTGGCCCTGGCTTACGCTGGGCAATGGTTTTGCCGCGGTGCCCGGTTGGGTGCAGTGGTATGAATATACCGGCTTCCTGGGCGGTTCTGTTTGGGTGTGGGCGGTGAATCTGCTCGTTTTCTGGGCGATGACCAGCAAGACCAAAAGGTGGCACAAAGCGCAACTAGCCGTTTGGATGGTGACGGTCCCCTTGGTCTGGTCTTTCTACATCGGCAATAACTACCAGGAGCAAGGCGAGGCTGCCGAAGTGGTGGTGGTGCAGCCCAACGTGGACCCTTATAAAGAAAAATTTGAAGGCGCCGAAGGCCACATTCCGTTTGAGCAGCAGCTGGCCCGGTTGATAAAATTGTCTGAACAGCAGATTACGCCCAACACCAAATTCGTGTTGTGGCCGGAGACGTCTATTAGCAATGGGCTGAACTGGGAAGAAGGTTTTGCCGGAAGTCCGTTGCGCTATACGTTGCAGGATTTCCTGAACCGTCACCCGGGCGTAGAATTGGTGTCAGGCATCACCTCGGGCCAGATGTACGTTGATTCTACCAAGAAAAGCGTGACGGCCCGGTATCATCCGCAGGTGGGCTATTATGACGTGTTCAACGCGGCGCTCCACCTTCCGCAGAGCGGCAACGCGGCCTTCTACCATAAATCTAAACTGGTGCCCGGCGTGGAGAAAATGCCTTACCCTGCGTTCTTCAGTTTTCTGGGTGGCCTGGCCATTGACCTGGGCGGAAGCGTAGGCAGTTACGGTTTACAGGAAGAGCGCTCCGTTTTCCGGCACGCACAGAAACCAGAGTTGGCGGGCGCGCCGGTCATCTGCTATGAATCTATCTACGGCGAATACGTGAGCGATTACGTGCGCGCCGGAGCCAGCGCCATTTTCATCATCACCAATGACGCCTGGTGGAGCGACAGCCCCGGCTACAAACAGCATTTGCAGTACGCCAGCCTTCGGGCTATTGAGACGCGCCGCGCCGTGGCCCGGTCGGCCAATACGGGTATCTCGGGCTTCATCAATCAGAAAGGCGAGCTGGGGCAGAAGTCAGATTGGTGGGTGCAGGCGGCGCTCAGAGATACCATTCTGTTCAACCAGTCCCAGACGTTTTACACACGTTACGGCGAGTTTATTGGCCACGGAAGCCAGTGGCTGGCCCTCGGGTTTCTGGTGGCCGCCGTGGTGCTGGGTATTGGCAACCGCCGGAAAAGTACGTATTAA
- a CDS encoding DUF5713 family protein, protein MKKYLMTLVTFAIIACQPSPNTQENNSMQEPVQTNIKNETLRKHSFLQDMYADDYFPDFLVDKGKAILIQLCLEIEKAEPKTLDELYTLTHTATEKFNDLEDEFSENGSEIETAARENIAMDFEAISNAYGFEADVEELIAPRNW, encoded by the coding sequence ATGAAAAAGTACCTGATGACACTCGTCACTTTCGCCATTATAGCTTGTCAACCATCTCCAAACACCCAAGAAAACAACTCCATGCAGGAACCTGTACAAACCAATATCAAAAACGAAACCCTTAGAAAGCATTCCTTTCTGCAAGACATGTACGCCGATGACTACTTCCCTGATTTTCTGGTAGACAAAGGGAAAGCCATTTTGATTCAGTTGTGTCTGGAGATTGAGAAAGCTGAGCCCAAGACCCTGGACGAACTCTACACACTGACCCATACCGCCACAGAGAAATTCAATGACTTGGAAGATGAATTTTCAGAGAACGGCAGTGAAATAGAGACAGCGGCCAGAGAAAACATTGCCATGGACTTTGAGGCTATTTCCAATGCCTATGGTTTCGAGGCCGATGTGGAAGAACTGATTGCGCCCAGAAATTGGTAA
- a CDS encoding FeoB-associated Cys-rich membrane protein, which yields MGVKGSDMVQELIIFMVFALAAGYMLRLGYQSFFSKDAGCAKGCGSACSTIDLKKIEEQMRAKQAQAK from the coding sequence GTGGGCGTTAAGGGAAGTGACATGGTACAGGAACTCATCATCTTTATGGTATTTGCGCTGGCGGCGGGCTACATGCTGCGGCTAGGCTATCAATCGTTTTTCTCCAAAGACGCGGGTTGCGCCAAAGGCTGCGGAAGCGCGTGCTCTACCATTGACCTCAAGAAAATAGAGGAGCAGATGCGGGCCAAACAGGCGCAGGCTAAATAA
- a CDS encoding SDR family oxidoreductase, which yields MAKEKNPKKVPDQHQAKQPGDEHKMTPEPIVIRDNYKGSGKLEGKKALITGGDSGIGRAVAVHFAREGADVAIVYLNEEKDAKDTQKMVEQEGQKCVLIAGDLREEKFCRDAVKKAVKELGGLNILVNNAAEQHEKQDLREITAEQLEKTFKTNIFAYFYVAQEALNHLQNGDTIINTTSITSYRGSEHLMDYSATKGAITTFTRSLSQNLAKDGIRVNAVAPGPIWTPLIPATLEEVGEFGKDQPMGRLGQPSEVAPAYVFLACEDASYITGQVIHINGGEMING from the coding sequence ATGGCGAAAGAAAAGAACCCCAAGAAAGTGCCAGACCAGCACCAGGCCAAACAACCCGGCGACGAGCACAAAATGACCCCGGAGCCCATTGTGATCAGAGACAACTACAAAGGCAGCGGAAAGCTGGAAGGCAAAAAAGCTTTGATTACGGGCGGCGACAGCGGCATTGGCAGAGCGGTGGCGGTGCATTTTGCCCGCGAAGGCGCCGATGTGGCCATTGTCTACCTCAACGAAGAAAAAGACGCCAAAGACACCCAGAAAATGGTGGAACAGGAAGGCCAAAAATGCGTGCTGATTGCGGGTGACCTACGCGAAGAGAAATTCTGCCGAGACGCCGTGAAGAAGGCCGTGAAAGAATTGGGCGGACTTAACATTCTGGTGAACAACGCCGCCGAACAGCATGAGAAGCAAGACCTAAGAGAAATTACCGCGGAGCAACTGGAGAAGACGTTCAAAACCAACATCTTCGCATACTTCTACGTGGCCCAAGAGGCGCTCAACCATTTGCAGAACGGCGATACCATCATAAACACCACGTCCATCACGTCTTACCGCGGGTCTGAGCATTTAATGGATTATTCGGCCACCAAGGGCGCTATCACCACGTTTACGCGGTCTTTGTCGCAGAATTTGGCCAAGGACGGCATACGCGTGAACGCCGTGGCGCCCGGCCCTATCTGGACGCCCCTGATTCCGGCCACGCTGGAGGAAGTAGGCGAATTTGGGAAAGACCAACCCATGGGCCGTTTGGGCCAGCCGTCTGAAGTAGCGCCCGCCTACGTGTTTCTGGCGTGCGAAGATGCCTCTTACATTACCGGCCAGGTTATTCATATCAATGGCGGCGAAATGATCAACGGCTAG
- a CDS encoding inositol monophosphatase family protein yields MENLSDLRDQVVQLTKKVGQFIQTEAASFDIQKLEHKGLNDLVSYVDKEAEKQLVAKLRELLPQAGFITEEGTEGAVRKDEYNWIIDPLDGTTNFIHGLPIYAVSIALMHHQELVLGVVYDICRDECFHAIKGGGAFCNQNRISVSKAPALKDGLIATGFPFYSFDLLQKYLQMMGAFMQNCHGLRRLGSAALDLAYVACGRFEGYFEYNINSYDVAGGAIIVQEAGGQVTDFKGGQDYVFGREICVSNSPAVQQEMLALIEPFWKE; encoded by the coding sequence ATGGAAAACTTATCAGATTTACGCGACCAGGTAGTGCAACTCACCAAGAAAGTTGGTCAGTTCATTCAGACCGAGGCCGCCTCTTTTGACATTCAGAAACTGGAGCACAAAGGCCTCAACGACCTAGTTTCCTACGTGGACAAAGAAGCCGAAAAGCAACTGGTGGCTAAACTGAGAGAATTGCTGCCCCAGGCCGGTTTCATCACCGAGGAAGGCACCGAGGGCGCGGTTCGCAAAGACGAATACAACTGGATTATTGACCCGCTGGACGGCACAACCAACTTCATTCACGGCCTGCCCATCTACGCGGTGAGCATCGCGCTCATGCACCACCAGGAACTGGTCTTGGGCGTGGTCTATGACATCTGCCGTGACGAATGTTTCCATGCCATTAAAGGCGGCGGCGCGTTCTGCAACCAAAACCGTATCTCGGTATCCAAAGCGCCCGCGCTCAAAGACGGCCTCATTGCCACCGGTTTCCCTTTCTACAGCTTTGATTTGCTGCAGAAATACCTGCAAATGATGGGCGCGTTCATGCAAAATTGCCACGGTCTGCGCCGCCTGGGCTCCGCCGCGCTGGACTTGGCCTACGTGGCTTGCGGCCGATTTGAAGGCTATTTTGAGTACAACATCAACTCCTATGACGTGGCCGGCGGCGCTATCATTGTGCAGGAAGCCGGCGGTCAGGTCACCGATTTCAAAGGTGGCCAAGACTACGTGTTCGGGCGCGAAATCTGCGTAAGCAACAGCCCCGCCGTGCAGCAGGAAATGCTGGCCTTGATTGAGCCTTTCTGGAAGGAATAG
- a CDS encoding zf-TFIIB domain-containing protein, producing the protein MKCPACQETLLMSDKNGIEIDYCPKCRGIWLDRGELEKIIERSGEHYSKKENYDSDYKKYGYGDQRHHDQHHNKPYKKKSFLSELFD; encoded by the coding sequence ATGAAATGCCCCGCCTGCCAAGAAACGCTTTTAATGAGCGATAAAAACGGAATTGAGATTGACTACTGCCCCAAATGCCGCGGCATTTGGCTGGACCGCGGTGAACTGGAGAAAATCATTGAGCGCTCCGGCGAGCACTACTCCAAGAAAGAAAACTATGATTCTGACTACAAGAAATACGGCTACGGCGACCAACGCCATCATGACCAACACCACAACAAGCCTTACAAGAAAAAATCTTTCCTGAGCGAGTTGTTTGACTAA
- a CDS encoding mechanosensitive ion channel family protein, translated as MVEINEAFHLLWGKLERWFKQLVLMLPELFLATLVIVLSFVTARLLRKTSEKLLIRFTHSSALNNLVGTTVYVAALTLGIFFALSILKLDKTVTTLLAGAGIIGLALGFAFQDIAANFISGVIIAVRKPFVVGDVIDTNEHFGTIERINLRTIDIRRQTGELVKMPNRKVFESALINFTHYGIRRIDLKVGVSYAEDLERVREVVIAAMVGIPNQIEGKEVEVVYEEFGASSINFLVRYWIQYKRQTDFVYAKSEAIIRIKKAFDEHKIEIPFPITTLNFGIKGGKDLSIELKEAMPALLGKTKPPTDQEPQEDNPDQES; from the coding sequence GTGGTTGAAATAAACGAAGCCTTTCATCTTTTATGGGGCAAACTGGAGCGCTGGTTTAAACAGTTGGTGCTCATGCTGCCAGAGCTTTTTCTGGCCACATTGGTCATAGTGCTGTCTTTTGTGACGGCCCGCCTGCTGCGCAAAACCTCAGAGAAACTCTTGATTAGGTTCACGCACAGCAGCGCGCTCAACAACCTGGTAGGCACCACGGTCTATGTAGCCGCCCTCACACTGGGCATCTTCTTCGCCTTGAGCATCCTTAAACTAGATAAAACGGTTACCACGTTATTGGCGGGTGCGGGTATCATAGGTCTGGCCCTGGGTTTCGCGTTTCAGGACATTGCCGCCAACTTTATTTCCGGGGTGATTATTGCCGTCCGGAAACCGTTTGTGGTGGGAGACGTGATTGACACCAACGAGCACTTCGGGACGATTGAGCGCATCAACCTGCGCACCATTGACATTAGAAGGCAGACCGGCGAATTGGTGAAAATGCCCAACCGCAAGGTCTTTGAATCGGCGCTTATCAATTTCACGCACTACGGCATCAGGCGCATTGACCTCAAAGTGGGCGTGTCTTATGCCGAAGACCTGGAACGCGTGCGCGAGGTGGTGATTGCGGCCATGGTGGGCATTCCTAACCAGATTGAGGGCAAGGAAGTAGAGGTGGTCTACGAAGAGTTTGGGGCCAGCAGCATCAATTTTTTGGTGCGCTACTGGATTCAGTACAAACGCCAGACCGATTTTGTGTACGCCAAGAGCGAGGCCATCATCAGAATAAAGAAAGCCTTTGACGAACACAAGATTGAGATTCCGTTCCCTATCACCACGCTCAACTTCGGGATTAAAGGCGGCAAAGACCTGTCTATTGAGCTCAAAGAGGCCATGCCCGCGCTTTTGGGCAAGACCAAACCACCCACTGACCAGGAACCGCAGGAAGACAACCCAGACCAGGAAAGCTGA
- a CDS encoding peroxiredoxin, whose product MVSASRLPLKNSLSLLLLYFMLLLPALAQNTVTITGKISKPVSDSILLELYRVPASYSGESNTVALSKTGEFSFTVSVPEPMLGELVHGSESVMLYLQPGDQLDVRANAEDFIFSAKFKGKGASENNYLIQFERKFEEEDDYQVLPENVHKREKEFLKFLEERRTDQRNFLERFMAISPVSESFKLYAQAQIEFSYANDRLTYPDIRKRVGGLPPQLSPTYFDFLKQINLNQPGAVRNQVYLDFLNNYFQYKALSDRRGNPERDFYPSMYAMAKQELQGDGRDMMLARIINQSIRFGYVPDTDVMYLDFQKQSKNPQFVSYVKDQYLQFRKVGLGSQAPEFTLLSSTGDSVSLKSLKGKMIYLGFWRTPCGICTVDQQAYKYFVEQLAAKDVVFIQVSVGEELSAWKQKATERPLPALQLHVPDQSAKVIKDYDVKNFPSYFLISPDGTFVSANARRPGHAEGAREIAALIDQFTADQKK is encoded by the coding sequence ATGGTTTCAGCTTCTAGACTACCGCTTAAAAACAGCCTCAGCCTGCTTCTGTTGTACTTTATGCTCCTGCTGCCCGCCCTGGCGCAGAACACCGTCACTATTACCGGCAAAATCTCAAAACCAGTAAGTGACAGTATCTTGCTGGAACTCTACCGCGTGCCGGCCTCCTACTCCGGGGAGTCTAATACTGTGGCACTTTCCAAAACCGGCGAATTCTCATTCACAGTTTCTGTGCCGGAGCCCATGCTGGGCGAACTGGTGCACGGCTCTGAGTCAGTGATGCTGTACCTGCAGCCCGGCGACCAGCTGGACGTGCGCGCCAACGCCGAGGATTTCATCTTCAGCGCCAAGTTCAAGGGCAAAGGGGCCAGTGAGAACAATTACCTCATTCAGTTTGAGCGCAAGTTTGAGGAAGAAGACGATTACCAAGTGCTGCCGGAAAATGTACACAAGCGCGAGAAAGAGTTTCTGAAATTTCTGGAGGAACGGCGCACAGATCAGCGCAATTTCCTGGAGCGGTTCATGGCCATTTCGCCGGTGTCTGAGTCTTTCAAACTCTACGCCCAGGCCCAGATTGAGTTCAGCTACGCCAATGACCGGCTCACCTACCCAGACATACGCAAGCGCGTGGGTGGTCTGCCGCCGCAGCTGTCCCCCACGTATTTTGACTTTCTCAAGCAGATCAACCTCAACCAGCCCGGGGCGGTGCGCAACCAGGTGTATCTTGACTTCCTGAACAATTATTTCCAGTACAAGGCCTTGAGTGACCGCCGCGGCAACCCAGAACGCGACTTTTACCCCAGCATGTACGCCATGGCCAAGCAGGAACTGCAAGGCGATGGCCGCGACATGATGCTGGCCCGCATCATCAACCAGAGCATAAGGTTCGGCTACGTGCCCGACACAGACGTTATGTACCTTGACTTCCAGAAGCAGTCCAAAAACCCGCAGTTTGTGAGTTATGTGAAAGACCAGTACCTGCAGTTCAGGAAAGTGGGGTTGGGCAGCCAGGCCCCTGAGTTTACGCTGCTCTCTTCTACCGGTGACAGTGTTTCGCTCAAGAGCTTGAAGGGCAAGATGATTTACCTGGGTTTCTGGCGCACGCCCTGCGGCATCTGCACCGTGGACCAGCAGGCCTACAAATACTTTGTGGAGCAGCTGGCCGCCAAAGACGTGGTGTTTATACAAGTCTCGGTGGGCGAAGAACTGAGTGCCTGGAAGCAGAAAGCCACCGAACGCCCGCTGCCTGCGCTGCAACTTCACGTACCCGACCAAAGCGCCAAGGTCATCAAAGACTATGACGTCAAGAATTTCCCCAGCTATTTCCTGATCTCGCCAGACGGTACTTTTGTGAGCGCCAATGCCCGCCGCCCCGGCCACGCCGAAGGTGCCCGCGAGATTGCCGCCCTCATTGACCAGTTTACCGCAGACCAAAAGAAATAG
- the rsmI gene encoding 16S rRNA (cytidine(1402)-2'-O)-methyltransferase produces the protein MAEPIEETVLYLVPTPIGNLEDITLRAIRILKEVDVVLAEDTRTSGKLLHHLGIDKRMHSHHLHNEHRAVAHLVERLKKGEKMAMVSDAGTPGISDPGFLLVRECVKEGIKIECLPGPTAFVPALVKSGFSTDRFTFEGFLPVKKGRQTRLKSLQDEERTMIFYESPHRVLKTLEQFKEYFGADRQASVSREISKMFEETLNGTLEELVTIFTTKAIKGEFVLVVNGKKS, from the coding sequence ATGGCTGAACCCATAGAAGAGACCGTTCTGTATTTAGTGCCCACGCCCATCGGGAACCTGGAGGATATTACCCTGCGGGCCATCCGGATTTTGAAGGAAGTGGACGTGGTGCTGGCCGAGGACACGCGTACCTCCGGCAAGCTGCTGCACCATCTGGGCATTGACAAACGCATGCACAGCCACCATCTGCACAACGAGCACAGAGCCGTGGCGCACCTGGTGGAACGCCTGAAGAAAGGCGAGAAAATGGCCATGGTCTCAGACGCGGGCACGCCCGGTATCTCTGACCCCGGTTTTCTGCTGGTGCGCGAATGCGTGAAGGAAGGCATCAAGATTGAATGTCTGCCCGGCCCCACCGCTTTTGTGCCCGCCCTGGTCAAATCTGGGTTCAGCACAGATAGGTTTACGTTTGAAGGGTTTCTGCCCGTGAAGAAAGGCCGGCAGACGCGCCTGAAAAGTTTGCAAGACGAGGAACGGACCATGATTTTCTACGAATCGCCGCACCGGGTACTCAAGACGCTAGAGCAGTTCAAAGAGTACTTTGGGGCAGACCGGCAAGCCTCGGTGAGCCGCGAAATCAGCAAAATGTTTGAGGAGACCCTGAACGGAACCTTAGAAGAGTTAGTCACTATTTTTACCACCAAAGCCATTAAGGGCGAATTTGTCTTGGTTGTCAATGGGAAGAAATCATAA
- the radA gene encoding DNA repair protein RadA has translation MAKIKTAYFCQSCGAQSAKWVGRCPACSEWNTYVEEVIAREDATPTSAWKVGSSSQTVASKPKAISDITYSEQHRIVTVDQELNRVLGGGIVPGSMVLIGGEPGIGKSTLMLQIALSLHAQRVLYISGEESEQQIKMRAERLDARHPNCFILTETATQNIFKQIEQLQPDVLIIDSIQTLHSSFIESGAGSVAQVRECTAELLKFAKESGTPVFLIGHITKEGNLAGPKILEHMVDTVLQFEGDRHMTYRILRTTKNRFGSTAELGIYEMLGTGLREVSNPSEILISQREEAFSGITIGGTMEGNRPLLIEVQSLVSPATYGTPQRTATGFDVKRLNMLLAVLEKRGGFKLGTQDVFLNIAGGLKVEDPALDLAVCAALVSSFEDVAIPHTTCFAAEIGLGGEVRAVHRIEQRISEAEKLGFQDIYISKYNKKGVDLGRFNIRIHAASRLEEVFSGLFG, from the coding sequence ATGGCTAAAATCAAAACAGCATATTTCTGCCAGAGCTGCGGCGCGCAGTCGGCTAAATGGGTGGGGCGTTGCCCGGCCTGCAGTGAATGGAACACCTACGTGGAGGAAGTGATCGCCCGTGAAGACGCCACGCCCACCAGCGCCTGGAAAGTGGGCTCCAGCAGCCAGACCGTGGCCAGCAAACCGAAGGCCATTTCAGACATCACCTATTCTGAGCAGCACCGCATTGTCACCGTTGACCAGGAACTCAACCGGGTGTTGGGCGGCGGCATTGTGCCCGGCTCCATGGTGCTCATTGGCGGCGAACCCGGCATTGGCAAGTCAACGCTCATGCTCCAGATTGCGCTCAGTCTGCATGCCCAGCGCGTGCTCTATATTTCCGGCGAGGAAAGCGAACAGCAAATCAAAATGCGCGCCGAACGCCTGGATGCCCGCCACCCCAACTGTTTCATCCTCACCGAAACCGCCACGCAGAACATCTTCAAGCAGATTGAACAACTTCAGCCCGATGTCTTAATCATAGATTCCATCCAAACCCTGCATTCGTCTTTTATTGAGAGCGGCGCGGGCAGCGTGGCGCAGGTGCGCGAGTGTACGGCGGAGTTGTTGAAATTCGCGAAGGAGAGCGGCACGCCGGTGTTTTTGATTGGGCACATCACCAAAGAAGGAAACCTGGCCGGGCCCAAGATCCTGGAACACATGGTAGACACCGTGCTGCAGTTTGAAGGCGACCGCCATATGACCTACCGTATCTTAAGAACCACCAAAAACCGCTTCGGGTCAACGGCAGAATTGGGGATTTACGAGATGCTGGGCACCGGTTTACGGGAAGTCAGCAACCCATCTGAGATTCTGATTTCGCAGCGTGAGGAAGCCTTTAGTGGCATTACCATTGGCGGCACCATGGAAGGCAACCGGCCTTTGCTCATTGAAGTGCAGAGTTTGGTTTCACCGGCCACGTACGGCACACCGCAGCGCACCGCCACCGGCTTTGACGTGAAACGCCTGAACATGCTGCTGGCCGTGTTGGAGAAACGCGGCGGTTTTAAACTGGGCACGCAAGACGTGTTTTTGAACATTGCCGGCGGCCTGAAAGTAGAAGACCCGGCTTTGGATTTGGCTGTCTGCGCTGCGTTGGTGTCTTCGTTTGAAGATGTGGCCATACCGCATACCACCTGTTTTGCCGCTGAAATTGGCTTGGGCGGCGAGGTGAGAGCGGTGCATAGAATTGAGCAGCGCATCTCTGAGGCCGAGAAATTAGGCTTCCAGGATATTTATATTTCCAAGTACAACAAAAAGGGCGTGGATTTAGGTAGGTTTAACATCAGAATTCACGCAGCCAGCCGGTTAGAAGAAGTCTTCTCGGGTTTGTTTGGCTAA
- a CDS encoding 4a-hydroxytetrahydrobiopterin dehydratase, producing the protein MWQEKDNLLVRQFTFQNFKEAFAFMTEVAAIAEELDHHPWWSNVYQKVEIRLTTYDAGRTVTQKDHDLAQRIDEVAGKFSV; encoded by the coding sequence ATGTGGCAGGAGAAAGACAACCTGTTGGTGCGGCAGTTCACGTTCCAGAATTTTAAAGAGGCTTTCGCGTTTATGACCGAGGTGGCCGCTATTGCTGAAGAATTGGACCATCACCCGTGGTGGAGCAACGTCTACCAGAAAGTGGAAATCAGGCTCACAACTTATGACGCCGGTCGAACCGTAACTCAGAAAGACCATGACTTGGCGCAGCGCATTGATGAGGTGGCGGGGAAATTCAGTGTCTAA